Below is a window of Tolypothrix bouteillei VB521301 DNA.
GGTTACCCATCCCGTGCGGCGACGTATCCTCATGTGGTTGATGTTGCTGGCGAATGCCGGATTGATTACGGTGATTTCCTCCTTAGTCCTTACATTCATCAGCGCAGCTAAGCTCAGCAATTGGCTGCCTCGTCTCGTGCTGCTGGTGCTAGGAATAGCAATTCTTTGGATCGTAGCAATTAACCGTTGGATCAAGCATTTCCTCTCCCATTGGATGCAATGGGCGTTGCGCCGCTGGACTCGCCTGGATGTGCGAGATTATGCCAGCCTGCTGCACCTATCGGATGGCTATGCGGTGATGGAACTGCAAGTGGATGCAGGAGATTGGATTGCTGACAGACCGCTGCGGGAAACCAACCTCCGTCAAGAGGGGATTATAGTGTTGGGGATTCTCCGCCCTGATGGAGCATACCTTGGCGCACCGAGAGGAACAACCTTTATCCGTCCCAACGATGTGGTGCTCTTGTATGGTCGCCTGGATGCCTTCAGTGAATTGGATTCGCGTCAGGCGGGAAGTACAGGTGAACAGGCTCACCAGGATGCGATCGCCGATCATCAACAACTCCTTTTAGAACGCGCTCGCCAAGATGCAGCCAAGTAAGGAACGTAACTTTCGCAAATTCGCCATGATTTCCTCAGAAAATCCTTAGATTTTCCCTCTAGAGTTTCAATAAAGTGCCATAGAACATAGGCAAATTAAGCAAGAGAGGAAAAAACTGTGAGAGCAGTTTGCTGGTAAGGGGCTAATAAAGTGGGAGTTGACACAGCCCCCGATCCCAAAATTATTAACCCACGCGATGCCGCGATCAAAATTACGTCAACCGCAATTTGTGGCTCTGATTTACACCTCTATGATGGATTCATTCCCACAATGGAGCAGGGCGACATTCTCAGACATGAGTTTATGGGAGAAGTTGTTGAAGTCGGTAGTGAAGTCAAGGGGATTAAGGTGGGCGATCGCGTCGTCAATCCATTCCCGATCGCCTGGAGATGGCAGAAAAGGGTGGGGCAGAAACGCTCAACTTTGAAAAAGTCAATGTGGGTGAAGCCCTCAAAGAAATGACGGGCGGACGCGGTCCCGATTCAGTCATGGATGCCGTGGGCATGGAATCTCACGGTTTGGGTCTAGAGGGATTTTATGACAAAGCGAAACAAGTTGTACGGTTAGAAACCGATCGCCCGCATGCACTAAGGCAAATGATGGCGTGTCGCAAAGGTGTTACCTTAGCCATCATGGGAGTTTATGGCGGCTTTGTGGATAAATTGCCGATGGGCGCAGCCATGAACAAAGCCTTGACCTTCAGGATGGGTCAGATGTTTGGTCTAAAGTATATTCCCAAGTTGGTGGAGCATATTTTGAACGGCGATGTTGACCCCTCGGCTGTGTTGACGCATCGCTTGCCTCTCCCCCTCCCACTTGATTATCATTTCGGAATTTGAATCGCCTTGAAAACGTAGCCGAAATCTTACGTGCTGCATTAAACGCGGTCACCACTGTCGCACCAGATTGGTTACGTAGTTGGGTTCCACATACCCAGGATTTACAACGCAGGGTTTTTATATACCTTCTTCCTTCTCCCTCATAAATGTCCTCTGCCTTAAAGGGCTTAACCTTCAATACATCACCAAAATCTGCCAAGAGCTTTAAAATAGGTCAGATAGACAAGTATGATGATTCCCCTAGTCCTACTACTGCTAGGGGATTTTTGTTGGGAGAGAGTCTTCGCTCGCTTTGGCACGAAGCCGCACCTCAGGAGCGCTCCTTGAGGTAATGAGCGATTCGCTTGGGTGCTAAAGGTTCATTGCAATCACAAGAACTAAATTTTACGTTTTTTAACGTCAATGTATTTAACACAAATCGTACTGGCTGACCGCAAATACGCTAGAATGCCTGAGAAAACTAACCAGTCTTAGAAATAAAATGTCTGAAGAAACAGTTGGGAACGTAAGTTTTACCGCTAAAGTCATCGCTGCAGGTCGGGCGATCGAAAGCCAAAGACCCGATGCTTTATTTATCGACCCAATAGCTGCACAGTTAGCAGGTCAAGAAGCCATTGAAGCTGCCATTCCCCGCTTAGAAGAATATGAAAAACAAGGGAGACCATTTACGTCAGTTCGGACTCGTTTTTTTGATGATTTTCTGAATAACTACTCGAAACATATCCAACAAATCGTTTTTTTGGGTGCGGGAATGGATACAAGAGCATTTCGTTTGAATTGGCAAAGCGAAACTCATGTCTATGAAATCGATAAACCAGATGTACTGCTCTATAAAGAATCGGTTTTAAGCGGGATTATTCCTAATTGCAATCGCCACTCAATTTGCGCTGATTTAAAGGAGTCACTTTGGGTACAAATGCTGCTTGAGGAAGGCTATCGACCTTCAGAACCGTCTATCTGGGTATTAGAAGGGTTTCTTTATTATCTCAACCCAACAGAAGTGGAAAATCTCCTAACAAACATCCAAAATTTATCTGTAGCTGGAAGTTATTTAGGTGTTGATGTCATCAATACAGCTATTTGCAATGGCTCTGATGATTGGGCTAAATATTGGCTATCTAGTTGTGACAATCCTGAATCTTTTTTTGCTGCTTATGGCTGGAATGCATCAGCCATCCAACCAGGAGAAGAGGGGGCTTCTTTTGGAAGATTTACTTATCAATTTCCCTTACGGAATCTTCCTGATGCCCCCCATATCTTCTTTGTAAAGGCTGTTAAGAAAAATTAATATTTACTGAATAACACCAAAT
It encodes the following:
- a CDS encoding TrkA C-terminal domain-containing protein; this translates as MVTHPVRRRILMWLMLLANAGLITVISSLVLTFISAAKLSNWLPRLVLLVLGIAILWIVAINRWIKHFLSHWMQWALRRWTRLDVRDYASLLHLSDGYAVMELQVDAGDWIADRPLRETNLRQEGIIVLGILRPDGAYLGAPRGTTFIRPNDVVLLYGRLDAFSELDSRQAGSTGEQAHQDAIADHQQLLLERARQDAAK
- a CDS encoding class I SAM-dependent methyltransferase; its protein translation is MSEETVGNVSFTAKVIAAGRAIESQRPDALFIDPIAAQLAGQEAIEAAIPRLEEYEKQGRPFTSVRTRFFDDFLNNYSKHIQQIVFLGAGMDTRAFRLNWQSETHVYEIDKPDVLLYKESVLSGIIPNCNRHSICADLKESLWVQMLLEEGYRPSEPSIWVLEGFLYYLNPTEVENLLTNIQNLSVAGSYLGVDVINTAICNGSDDWAKYWLSSCDNPESFFAAYGWNASAIQPGEEGASFGRFTYQFPLRNLPDAPHIFFVKAVKKN